DNA from Buchnera aphidicola (Eriosoma lanigerum):
TTAATTTATTTATATTGAAAAAATATCGAAAATGTACAAAAATTTGTAATAAAAAACCAACTAAAATAAAAAATATAGTAATTTCTTTTGAAAACCAACCTAAAAAAATTAATAAAAAAGAACAAGAAGTTAAAATAATTGATAAAAATATTCCTAAAAAATAAAAATATTTTATTTGGTTAATTAAATTTATATTATACACTTCTTTATTTAAATTCATTTAATTACTCCAAAAAAATACACAAAAGTTAATACACAAATCCATATCACATCTAAAAAATGCCAAAATAAACCTAAACACTTCATTTTAACATATATAACTTGAGTATAGTAATCTAATGTAGATAATTGAAATAACATTACTACAATCCATAACAGTCCAATTATAACATGAATTCCATGTAAACCAATTAAAGTAAAATAAGCAGAAAGAAAAGCACTGTTTTGCGGACTATGTTGTGTTATACATAAATGAAAAAATTCATATATCTCTATACTAACAAAACTAAAACCTAATAAAAAAGTGTTAACCAACCAAAAATAAATTAATTTTTTATTATTTTGTAAAAAATAAATCATACTCATTCCAAATGAAAATGAGCTAATTAATAAAATAAAACTTTCAATCATCACTAATGTTAAATTAAATATTTTTTTTATGTTTATATAATCAGTAATATTAATTAATAATACTTCATATACTGCAAACATAGTAGCAAAAATAATACAATCACTCATTAAATACAACCAAAAACCTAATATTTTTTTATTATTAAAAATATTATAATCATTAATGTTTTTGATTTGTTTTACACATGCATCATTTATCATATTAATCCTAATATTTATTATTATTACTTTCCATGAATTCTATTTCTTTAGATGAAATACAATATTCGTTCTCTTTATTAAAGCTATCAATTATAATACTTAAAATAATCGAAAATAACGATAAACTAAATAACCACCAAATATGCCAAATTGCAGAAAAACCAAAAAATACAGATAATATACCAATTATACAACCTATTGCATTATTTTTAGGCATGTGTATATCGTGATAAATAATATTAGTAGAATTATTTTTAATTTGTTTTATTCTCCAAAAATCATCTCTATCTTTAACAATAGGTAGAACTGCAAAATTATATAATGGAGCAGGTGATGGAATTGACCATTCTAAAGTTCTTGCATCCCAAGGATCTCCTGTAATATCACAATATAATTTTCTATCTCGAATAGAAACATATAATTGAATAATTTGACAAATAATACCAAAAAAAATAATTATTACTCCAAAAGAAGCAATTGTTAACATAACATGAAAATCAGAATCTATATTCTGACTTAATCTACGAGTCATACCCATTAAACCTAATATATATAATGGAATAAAAGCTAAGAAAAAACCAATTATCCAAAACCAAAAAGCACGTTTTCCCCATGTTTCATTAAGAATAAATCCAAACATTTTTGGAAACCAATAAGTAATTCCAGAAAAACAACCAAAGACAACTCCACCAATAATAACATTATGAAAATGAGCTACTAAAAATAAGCTATTATGCAAAACAAAATCTGCACTAGGTAACGATAATAATACACCACTCATTCCTCCAACAGAAAAAGTAATGATAAAACCAATAGTCCATAACATAGATGAATGCATCCAAATGCGTCCTCTATACATAGTAAACAACCAATTAAATATTTTCACTCCAGTAGGAATAGCAATAATCATAGTTGTTATTCCAAAAAAAGAATTTACACTAGCTCCTGCACCCATAGTAAAAAAATGGTGCAACCAAACAATAAAAGATAAAATAGTAATTGAAACTGT
Protein-coding regions in this window:
- a CDS encoding cytochrome c oxidase subunit 3, whose amino-acid sequence is MINDACVKQIKNINDYNIFNNKKILGFWLYLMSDCIIFATMFAVYEVLLINITDYINIKKIFNLTLVMIESFILLISSFSFGMSMIYFLQNNKKLIYFWLVNTFLLGFSFVSIEIYEFFHLCITQHSPQNSAFLSAYFTLIGLHGIHVIIGLLWIVVMLFQLSTLDYYTQVIYVKMKCLGLFWHFLDVIWICVLTFVYFFGVIK
- a CDS encoding cytochrome o ubiquinol/quinol oxidase subunit IV; amino-acid sequence: MNLNKEVYNINLINQIKYFYFLGIFLSIILTSCSFLLIFLGWFSKEITIFFILVGFLLQIFVHFRYFFNINKLNYDIWSMVFMIFTLIVVFIIISGSIWIMYNLNHHFIID
- the cyoB gene encoding cytochrome o ubiquinol oxidase subunit I — translated: MFGKLTLEAVPYHEPIIMCTYLGIILLSMGIMSIITYYKKWKYLWLEWFTSVDHKKIAVMYFIVAFIMFFRGFIDALMMRAQQFCSSLGHSGFLPPHHYDQIFTAHGVIMIFFVAMPLVVGLMNLVIPLQIGSRDVAFPVLNNISFWLTVTGVILINLSLGIGEFAKTGWLAYPPLSGIQYSPGVGVDYWIWSLQLSGIGTTLTGINFIVTILKMRTVGMNLFKMPVFSWTALCTNILILAAFPVLTLTLLLLTLDRYLNFHFFTFENGGNMMMYINLIWIWGHPEVYILILPVFGVFSEVVSTFSKKSLFGYVSLVWATVSITILSFIVWLHHFFTMGAGASVNSFFGITTMIIAIPTGVKIFNWLFTMYRGRIWMHSSMLWTIGFIITFSVGGMSGVLLSLPSADFVLHNSLFLVAHFHNVIIGGVVFGCFSGITYWFPKMFGFILNETWGKRAFWFWIIGFFLAFIPLYILGLMGMTRRLSQNIDSDFHVMLTIASFGVIIIFFGIICQIIQLYVSIRDRKLYCDITGDPWDARTLEWSIPSPAPLYNFAVLPIVKDRDDFWRIKQIKNNSTNIIYHDIHMPKNNAIGCIIGILSVFFGFSAIWHIWWLFSLSLFSIILSIIIDSFNKENEYCISSKEIEFMESNNNKY